Within the Symbiobacterium terraclitae genome, the region GGGCGGTGGCGGAGCTGCGGGCGGCGGCGGAGCCGGGAAGGGACCTCACCGCCCTCTGGGACGCCATCGCCGCGGCAGGCCGGCTGCTGGCCACCGCCGGGCTGGGCGGCTGCTCGCCCGACGAGCACGCCCGCCTGGTCACCCTGGCCACCGGTGCGCCCATCGCAGACAGCCGGCAGGCTCTCACCGAACTGGCCAGCGGCATGGTCCACGTGCGGGACGCCCTGCGCTGGCAGTCGCCGGGGGGCGGGCTGGACCCCTTCCTCACCCACCGGCTGGAGCCGGCCCCGGGCAAGTCCTGCGGCTGGGTGCCGGCCGGGCAGGTGCTTGGCTTCGTCGCCCCCTCCAACCACCCGGCGGTCCACCTGACGTGGGTGCTGGCCCTGGCGATGGGCTGGTCCGTGGCCCTCCGCCCCGGCGCCGACGACCCGTTCACCCCCTGGCGGGTGCTGCTGGCGCTCAGGGAGGCGGGCTTCCCGGCGGAGCGGGTCGCCCTCCTGCCCGGCGGGCACGACCTGGTGCCCGCGCTCGTGGAGCACTGCGACCGGACGGTCGCCTACGGCGGCCCCGCCCTGGCAGCCCTGCTGGGCCGCGACCCCAGGGTGCTCTTCAACGGTCCGGGCCGGTCCAAGGTGCTGGTGGACGCCGGCGCCGTGCGGGCGCCGACGGGGAATGGGATGGTCTCATTCCTCGTGGACTGCATCCTCCACGACGGCGGGCGCAAGTGCACCTGCGCCAGCGCCCTGCTGCTGCGGGGCGAGGCCCCCGGGCTCCTGGAGGCGGTCGCCGACCGGCTGGACCGGCTGCCGCTCCTGGACCCGCTGGACCCGGAGGCACGGGTGCCCGCCTGGAAGGATCCGGCGGCCGCCCAGCAGACCCCGGCGGAGACGGTGGAGGTCGACGGCCTCACCTTCGTGCGCCCCGCGCTGCTGCTGGGCGTCGACCCCGCGGACCCCCGCTTCGGCGTCGAGCTGCCCGCCCCGTGGGCGACGGCGGCCCAGCTGCCCGCCGGCGCCGACCCGCTGCCGCTCCTGCGGGGCTCGCTGGCGGTGACGCTGCTCACCCGCGACCGGGCACTGGCGGGGCGCTGCCTGACGGAGACCACGATCCAGAAGCTCTTCGTCGGCCCGATCCCGCCCTGGCACACCGAGCCCGGGGCGCCCCACAAGGGCCGCCTGGCCGACTTCCTCTTCACGGCGAAGGCATACCGGGAGGCGGAGATTCCATGGAACTGAACGGCAAGCGGGCCCTGGTGACCGGGGCCTCCAAGGGGCTGGGGGCCGCGGTGGCCCGGCGGCTGGCGGAGGCCGGGGCCGACGTGGCCGTCCACTACCACCGGGACCTGCCCGGCGCCGCGCAGACCGCAGAGGCGGTGCGCGCCGCCGGCCGGCGGGCGCTGCTGCTCGCCGCCGACCTCTCCCGCCCGAAGGAGGCGGAGGAGCTGGTGGCGCACGTGGCCGACGCCTGGAGCGGGCTGGACCTGCTGGTCAACAACGCCGGGGTGGCGCCGGTGCGCCCCTGGGAGCAGATCGAGGCGGCGGAGTGGACGGAGGTCCTGGCGACCAACCTGAGCGGGCCCTTCCACGTGATGCGGGCGGCCCTGCCGCTGCTCAGGGCCGGCCGGGAGCCCGCGGTCGTCAACGTGGGCTCGGTGGTCAGCTTCAACGGCGGCGCGTTCGGCCCCGCCTACGCCGCGGCGAAGGCAGGACTGGTGGGGCTCACCCGGTCGGCCGCCCGGGAGTGGGGGCCCCTGGGCATCCGGGTGAACTGCGTGGCGCCGGGTCCCATTGAGTCGCCGCTGGCCCGGGCCCTGCCGGCGCCGGCGCTGGAGGCGATGAAGGCACAGACCCCGCTCCGGCGTCTCGGCACCTTCGCGGAGGTGGCCGAGGTGGTCTGCTGGCTGCTCTCCCCCGCCGCGGCCTACGTCACGGGCCAGACGGTGGTCGTGGACGGCGGCCGGGTGATGAACTAGGCGAGCGGGTTTCCGGGATGCCTGTCGGTCGTCCCGGAAACCCGCTCGTTGACTTGACCGCGTGGACGCCGCCCTTCGGAGTCCTGGCGGAAGCGGAGCCCGAGAAGGCGGCGTCGTGTTGAACCCGGCGTCGCCTCAAGACGGAATGTTCACGCTTTACAACCGGGGGTATTAAGGCGCATAATACAGGTGGTTGGTGCACAATATTGTGCACGACTTCGTGGTGATCGGCGGGCGGACAAGCCATGCCGCGGGGATGTGAGGCGACATCGTGAACGAATCGACAGCGTCTCCCAACTACCGGCAGTCGGTGGGTGTGATGTCTGCTGCACAACTGGTTACGGGCCTCGGCGACCAGATCTACTCGGTCGCACTGCCGTGGCTGGTGTTCAACCTCGCGGAGTCGGCCTTTCAGGTCGGCGTCTTCCGCGCCATCGAGAGCTCCGCTACCGCAGTTACGGGGATCGCAGCAGGCGTGCTGGCGGACCGGCTGGGACCGCGGCGTACGCTCGCCCTGGTAGCCCTGTTGGGACCGCTGGTCCTCCTCCTGGTACCGACCGCGCAGTTCGGTCGGCGGCTCAGCTTTCCGTTGTTATGCCTTGTCGGTTTCCTTTCCCTGTCGCTCCACCGGCTCAAGTGGACCTCCTGGTACTCGTCCATTCCCCGGGTCGTTCCGAAAGCCCATCTGTCGCAGGCCAACGCAGCCCTGCAGCTCAGCCATGCCGCCGAAGCTGCAGTCGGGCCGGCGCTGGCGGGCCTCCTGATCAACGGGTTAGGCGCGATCCGATCACTGTTCGTTGACATGCTTTCATTCGGTGCGCTGTGGATCGCGCTGCCTTTCGTCCCCGCGCGACCGGCCGAGGCGCCGAGGGGCGGGGCCGTCTGGTCCGAGACCCGCGAAGGACTGCGGTTCCTGGTAGGGAACCGCACCATCTGGGCGTTTACTCTGTTTGTGGGCGCACTCAACGTCATATTGGGGAGCGTCATCATCGTTACACTCCTGAAGCTCAGGACGGAGTTCCACGCCAGTGCGGGCAGAACCGGGCTGGTACTCATCGGAGCCGGCGCAGGGGCTGTCTTCGGAAGCATCCTCTCGCCCGTGCTCGTGCGCCGGCTGCAGATGCGTGTCGTCGACATCATAGGCGTGGCTGCGCTCGCTCTGGCGGCCATGGGGATGGCCCGGTCAGACGCTGCGCTGTCCCTGAGCCTCGCTCTGGTCACGTTCAGCGTGACCGTCGGCAACATCGGCTACCACACGGTCAGGCAGACGCTGACGCCCGACCACCTCCAGGGACGGGTCACGGGGACGAGCGTCGCCCTCCATCGCTCGCTGGTGCCGCTGGGTGCCGCCCTTCTCGGATTCCTGACGGAGTGGAAGGGGGCATCATCCACCCTGATCTTCATGGGTTCCTGGGTTCTGATCGCCCTCGCGGTTTTCCGGCTGTATCTGCGCGGCAGGGCGCAGGTGGAACTCAAGCTCTAGGAACGGCCCCGTGTTCCTAGGTGGCCGGCTCCACGGGCTGCCGCAGGATGGTCTTCAGCTTCTCCGGCGCGGTCCGCCGGAAGTCGGACAGGTAGACCTCGTGGTGGCGGCCCCGGAGCCGGTACCCCTTCTCGGCGATGAAGGCATGCAGCCGCGCGATCACAGGGCCCTCCTCCGAGAACGGCCCCACGTGGAGCACCTGGGCCGCGGTGCCCTCAGCGAACCGCTCGAAGCGCACATCGCGGATTCGGGGGTTCTTCTTCTTCTCCGCCGCCTGGGCGCGGGCGACGGAGACCTTCTCTTCGGTCAGCCCGTCCGGCATGCGGATGAGCAGCTGCCACTGCCACTGCTCCCGGGGCGTCCGGGCGAACTCCTCCGGCCGGTCGACCCACCATAGGCCCTCGAGGGGCGGCACCTTGAAGTCTCTCCCCTCTCCCTTCAGCTGGAACTTCAGGGTGTAGGCCAGGCCGTAGAGCGCTTCGACGGCCTGCTGGAACGCAGGGCCCTCCGGCGCGCCGGAACCGGTCAGGGTGAGGCACCAAGTCTCCGGGACTTCGACGATCTCGGGCTCCCTCCTGGCGCTGTAGAGCACCTTCTCGGGGCTGACGGGCTGGGCCATGGCGGGGTCCTCCTCCCGGGCATACTGGGATTCGAATGCGGCGAGCCACTCCAGTTCGGCGGCGATGAGCGCGAGCGAGCGGTCGAACATGGCGGTCACGAAGAAGGGGGCGCCCGGGCCGGCCCCGGACCGGCGGGCCTCCAGGTCCCGCCGCTTCCCCTCCAGCGCCGCCCGGTAGCGGGCGAGCGCCTCCCGGACCTCGTCCGGCGAGAGCACGGGCAGGTTGGCCAGGCCCAGCAGGAACGGGGAGTTCCCCGACTGCGGCACCGACAGCGCCGCCAGCGTGGCGGCCCGGAGGGCGGCGTGCCCCGCCGCCGTGGCCCGGTAGGTGACCCTGGCCGGCCCCCGGCTGCCCGTGTCGGCACCGGTCCGCTTCACGAGCCCGCGCGCCTCCAACTTCTTCAGCACGTAGTAGATCGAGGAGAAACCGACCTCGGTCCACTCCCGCATGCCGCGCTCCTCGATGACGGCCTCGATCTCGTAGCCGTGGCGCGGCTGCTCGGCCACGAGGGAGAGAATCGCAACCTCAGCATTGGTCACGGGCGCCACCTCTATTCTAGTGCTAGAATAGAGGTGGCGCCGAAGTCTGTCAACCTCTCCGTGCGGCAGGGTGGAGTGCGCGTTTGCTCCCGGACGAGCCTGTGCGGGTCGGGAGGCGCACCGCGATTCAGGATGGTCCTGCCAGGGCAGGTTATTCAGGCGGCGATCAGGAATGTAGGAGTGTGGCCGTTGTCGCCAACGCCAGCGAACGGGGTG harbors:
- a CDS encoding aldehyde dehydrogenase family protein, whose product is MYEIPLWRAGRERASLDARLLRDYRGAPLARVASAPSLMVHRAVAELRAAAEPGRDLTALWDAIAAAGRLLATAGLGGCSPDEHARLVTLATGAPIADSRQALTELASGMVHVRDALRWQSPGGGLDPFLTHRLEPAPGKSCGWVPAGQVLGFVAPSNHPAVHLTWVLALAMGWSVALRPGADDPFTPWRVLLALREAGFPAERVALLPGGHDLVPALVEHCDRTVAYGGPALAALLGRDPRVLFNGPGRSKVLVDAGAVRAPTGNGMVSFLVDCILHDGGRKCTCASALLLRGEAPGLLEAVADRLDRLPLLDPLDPEARVPAWKDPAAAQQTPAETVEVDGLTFVRPALLLGVDPADPRFGVELPAPWATAAQLPAGADPLPLLRGSLAVTLLTRDRALAGRCLTETTIQKLFVGPIPPWHTEPGAPHKGRLADFLFTAKAYREAEIPWN
- a CDS encoding SDR family NAD(P)-dependent oxidoreductase, whose translation is MELNGKRALVTGASKGLGAAVARRLAEAGADVAVHYHRDLPGAAQTAEAVRAAGRRALLLAADLSRPKEAEELVAHVADAWSGLDLLVNNAGVAPVRPWEQIEAAEWTEVLATNLSGPFHVMRAALPLLRAGREPAVVNVGSVVSFNGGAFGPAYAAAKAGLVGLTRSAAREWGPLGIRVNCVAPGPIESPLARALPAPALEAMKAQTPLRRLGTFAEVAEVVCWLLSPAAAYVTGQTVVVDGGRVMN
- a CDS encoding MFS transporter, producing MNESTASPNYRQSVGVMSAAQLVTGLGDQIYSVALPWLVFNLAESAFQVGVFRAIESSATAVTGIAAGVLADRLGPRRTLALVALLGPLVLLLVPTAQFGRRLSFPLLCLVGFLSLSLHRLKWTSWYSSIPRVVPKAHLSQANAALQLSHAAEAAVGPALAGLLINGLGAIRSLFVDMLSFGALWIALPFVPARPAEAPRGGAVWSETREGLRFLVGNRTIWAFTLFVGALNVILGSVIIVTLLKLRTEFHASAGRTGLVLIGAGAGAVFGSILSPVLVRRLQMRVVDIIGVAALALAAMGMARSDAALSLSLALVTFSVTVGNIGYHTVRQTLTPDHLQGRVTGTSVALHRSLVPLGAALLGFLTEWKGASSTLIFMGSWVLIALAVFRLYLRGRAQVELKL
- a CDS encoding helix-turn-helix transcriptional regulator, yielding MTNAEVAILSLVAEQPRHGYEIEAVIEERGMREWTEVGFSSIYYVLKKLEARGLVKRTGADTGSRGPARVTYRATAAGHAALRAATLAALSVPQSGNSPFLLGLANLPVLSPDEVREALARYRAALEGKRRDLEARRSGAGPGAPFFVTAMFDRSLALIAAELEWLAAFESQYAREEDPAMAQPVSPEKVLYSARREPEIVEVPETWCLTLTGSGAPEGPAFQQAVEALYGLAYTLKFQLKGEGRDFKVPPLEGLWWVDRPEEFARTPREQWQWQLLIRMPDGLTEEKVSVARAQAAEKKKNPRIRDVRFERFAEGTAAQVLHVGPFSEEGPVIARLHAFIAEKGYRLRGRHHEVYLSDFRRTAPEKLKTILRQPVEPAT